The nucleotide sequence CGCCATGTTCGGCCATCTCCAGGCGGTTCGACGCGTAGTAGTAGCCGCCGGGCGTCTCTCCCTCCTGCTGGACGACGAGCTGGAAGTCCTGTTCCGTCGGCCACACAATCGTGTCTGTGCCGAACGCATGTGTCAGGTCGATCAGCCGTGAGTGCTCCAATGTCGGGTGGTCGAGCCGAGGCTGGCCGACATTACATCCCGCACTCACCAGGAGCAGTGACAGCACGAGTCCATGCATACACTCCTTCATCATGGCATTGTCCCTCGTTGGTCATTTCGCTTGTGCAGTTGCATGAATCGAGTATTGGCAAGTGTACTGCAAAGGCGGAGGCAGATTCATCGTTCAGGAGGCGATGGGAGAAGCGGTAAGCGAGGCCTCATTGCACACGAGCACGATCTTGCCGGTGATGCCGCCCGTTCCGAGCAACTCGTGCGCCTGTTTTGCCTCGGAAAGAGGAAATCGCTGTGCGATCAGCGGCTTGATCGTTCGTTGTTCAAGGAGTTCAAACAGAGCGATTAAATCCTGTCGAAACAATGCCGGTCTCAGCCGTTTGAGCCATTGAATGCTATAGGGGACCACCCGTTTCCGGCCCGGGAGAAGCCAGCCGCCGGCAATATACAATCCGAAGATGGCGATCGCGCGAAAGCGGTGACGTCCGCCTGAACGACCTGAAGCCAATCGTCCCCCGCGTAGCGAGCCGGTAAGGCCATAGGCCACGACCCTCCCGCCCGTACGGAGAGCCTTGCGGGAACGCCAGATATGGGTGCCACCAATGCTGTCAAAGACCACGTCTACTCCCTCACCCGTGAGGCGGTGAATGTCTTTCACGAAATCCTGATGCTGGTAATCAATCGGGATAGCGCCCAGTGCGGAAACGGCCGACGCCCCTTGCGATGAACAGGTCCCGTACATCTCCAGCCCGGCGAGGCGCCCAAGCTGCAAGAGTGCCGAGCCGACCCCGCCTGCCGCACCGTGGATCAACACGCGCTGGCCCGGTCTGACCCCGGCGGAACGATGCAGCATCTGATAGGCCGTGACATAGTTCAGCACGAGGCTGACAGCTTCGGCGGCGTCCAACCCGGACGGCACCGGAACCAGGTCACGTTGCGGCGGGCAGACGAACTCCGCATACGCGCCGCTGATCGGCAGCGCGGCAACCACCCGGCCTGGTTCGAGTCCTGAAACACCGTCGCCGAGCCGATCTACCACGCCTAGCAGATCCCACCCCGGCGTGAAGGGCAGCCTGGGCGTCTCGGGATGAACCCCCTCAC is from Nitrospira sp. and encodes:
- a CDS encoding medium chain dehydrogenase/reductase family protein, which codes for MKHTRIIVTHYGGPDALRVVEEECPEPKDGEVRVRVLAAGVSLPDLMMREGVHPETPRLPFTPGWDLLGVVDRLGDGVSGLEPGRVVAALPISGAYAEFVCPPQRDLVPVPSGLDAAEAVSLVLNYVTAYQMLHRSAGVRPGQRVLIHGAAGGVGSALLQLGRLAGLEMYGTCSSQGASAVSALGAIPIDYQHQDFVKDIHRLTGEGVDVVFDSIGGTHIWRSRKALRTGGRVVAYGLTGSLRGGRLASGRSGGRHRFRAIAIFGLYIAGGWLLPGRKRVVPYSIQWLKRLRPALFRQDLIALFELLEQRTIKPLIAQRFPLSEAKQAHELLGTGGITGKIVLVCNEASLTASPIAS